The genomic region AGGGAGATCCTTGGTTATTGTTCAGTCACATTTGAAAAACAGGATTTAGGAAAAGAATAAATAAATCCATTAGTCATAAACAAATCATGATATCAAATCCAACTCTCAAGAATTACCTGGATTTAGATTACGGTAAAGTAACGGATTATCTAGTTAACAAACTTAGGGACTACATTCGCGATTCCGGAAAGAAAGGAGGAGTAGTAGGAGTTAGCGGTGGAATTGACTCCGCCGTCACTGCCACATTGCTTTCAAGGGCAACTCAAAACTTCTACTTTCTAATTATGCCCTCAAATAGCACCCCACAACAGGATCTCGAGGACGCATTACACCTAACCGAGATGCTAAACGGAAAAGACAAGAGAACCATTATCTCAATTGATAACATTGTAGAAAACTTTTCCAATGTCGTGAATACCCGAGACAAACTCATCGTGGGAAACATAAAGGCCAGGACTAGAATGATCCTTCTTTACGCGTTTGCGCAGAAGATGGACTACCTAGTAATAGGAACAGGGGACAAATCTGAGCTCCTCCTGGGGTATTTCACAAAGTATGGTGATGGGGGAGTGGATGTCTTGCCCATAGGGGATCTATTTAAGACTCAAGTGAGGAAACTGGGGGAATACCTCAAGCTACCCTCTAGGATCGTCAGTAAACCTAGCTCGCCTGCCTTGTGGGAAGGTCAGACTGCAGAGGGAGAACTTGGCGTGTCCTATGAGGTTGTCGATCCCATACTTTACCTGCTAGAGAAGGGGAAGGGCGACCTGGAGATAACCTCAGAGCTAGGAGTAAACCTCAACCTCGTTAGAAGGATCCGAACAATGGTTGAGAGATCCAGACACAAGAGATTACCCCCTGAGATCTTCAAGTTGCCTTGAGCATGGGTGCTCGTTCGCTTAGTGAACTGAAATCTTTAAATTCCATTAACGCACAATAATGTTGTGATTTCACAGAAAAGCGATATTTTCCGTTTCCTGGTTCTCATTTTGATAATCATCCTATTGCTGGTATCACTTGTGTTTCCTCTAGCTATATTTGGTGCAATCCTTCTCTCTAGTTTTGGTCTGTTTCTAAGTAAGACTTTCATTCCTATTACACTATTTATGCTCATGTTGTTAGCATTACATGGCGACTTTTATTTGATAGGTATTATTCTTATTATAGGCTTTTTAGTATTAAACTTTTTAAAATACTTTCAGAGAAATCCATTCTAATTTCATCTTATACTCTAGTTTAATTAACGGGATTTTCTTGTATTTTAATGCTGTTCTATAGGATTTAATATCTTTTCTAATGCTTAGGATTAAGATATACATCACCAAGTTATGCTTATGATGAGGAAATTAGACGAGGTAATGAGTGGAAAAGGTTGGGATACAAGAAGAAAAATACTAGAGGAATTATATATGAGACCAACTACTGCATACAGTTTAGCTAAAAAACTAGAATTAAATTACTCAACGGTAAGATATCACCTGGATCTCCTAGAAAGGAGCGGTTTGGTAAACCATCAGAAGAGGGGATCAAGGCAAGTCTACGTTGCAACTAAGAACGTTGAGGTACTGAAAATAATTTAAGCTACTCGAAACTGAACCATTTTTTGTGGACTTCTCCATAACGTTTATGCTGATTTATGTTGTTGCGCTGGGGCTAGGGAAGGTACTTGGGAAGTCCTTCCCGAAGCTGGGCGATGCTGTAGTCCTAGTTCTGATTTTCTCAATAGCTTTGTGGGGAGGCTCACAGGTCATATCTGGAAGTACCTTGTCTGGGATTGTATTTGATTCGGTAATTCTCTCAGTCTTTGTTGTATTGATCACTTTTGCCGTGGGATTGACGTTCAATAAGAAGGTTAATGTTAAGGGCAAAATTAGCCTAGTCTACACACAATTGAAGTACGGAGTGCCCTTAGTACTGGGGCTATCTCTGGGGTTCTTGGTTAAACCTTCCCTTGACTACTCCGAGATTATAGTGTATGAGCTTTACATCCTAGCATTGGTGATCGGATTCAACATAGGAAGTGAGATAAAATTCAGGGCAATTTTACACGTGACTAGGGAGGCTCTTGTTACTACCTTAGTGGTAATTATAGGGGCAGTGGTTTGTGCCCTAGCCTCCTTTGGACTGGGCCTATTACCTAACCTAAAGTTGGCCCTGGTGATGTTTTTGGGAGCAGGTTGGTACAGCTATACGGGCCCTATCGTTTCCACTTATTACGGTCCAGTTTACGGGGTAATTGCTTTCCTAACAAATTTTTTCAGGGAACAGCTGGCCTTTCTAGTGGTTCCGGTTCTGGTCAAGGCGAGGCCTAACCCCTATTCTGCTATTGCCATAGGAGGGGCGACTTCCATGGATACAACTCTAGGCCTATATTCCTCCATCTTTACGGGAGAGTACTCTGTAAGTGCAATGATGAGCGGTGCCCTACTTACCTTGATTATTCCCGTCATGTTACCCTTGGTTCTTGCCCTTTGATGGCATCGGGACGTCAAACAATATTTTAATCTATGATTATAATTCATTAACCATGAGTTATGTTGTAGTTTCAGGATCAAGCTGTACGTTTTCAAGTGCGTTGGATTACCCTACGATGGGGTGCGAGGTGTAGAGAATGGAGACTCGGAACGAAACCGTTCTTAGGATCTTTGAGTCCGACTTTTACATTAACGAGATGGTAAAGGTCTGGGAGGAGGGAAAGAAGTGGGCTGATTGGATAGCAGAACTCACTAACCGTTACGGTCTAGGCAAAAGGGTTCTTGATGTTCCCTGTGGGGTAGGTAGGGTAAGTTCGTATCTGGTCTCACAGAAATTCGAGGTTACTGGGGTTGATATCTCCGACAGGATGTTAGAAATTGCCAAAAGGAATGTTCCTAACGCGAGATTTATCAAGGGTGATATGAGAAAGCTCAGCGAGATTTTAGGGAATGAGAAGTATGACATTGTCGTAAACCTGTTTAACAGTCTAGGTTATTACAACGAAGAGGACGACATGGACATTCTCTTCTCTATCAAGTCAGTAACCAAGGGGATGGCAGTACTCAATCTAGATAACAGGGACTACGTCATTTTTAACATGCCCGAGATCAGATATTCCTATGTCCCGCCTTACATGGTTGTTGACACCTCCAGGTTTGAGCCCACAACCTCCAGAGTTGAGGTGATAAGGAAGTATCTGGATAGCAAGGGTAATGAGGTAGGATCGCTGGAATACAGTCAAAGGTACTACAGCCTCCACGAAGTCGTCAAGATGGCCAAAAGGGCTGGATTTAGGGTGGTGGACGTGCTCTCAGGTTACTCATGGAAGCCCTTCGAGATAGGAGATCCGCAGATGACACTTGTGTTATCTACTTCCTAGTTTGCAAGCTCCCATGAGTATCTGAGAACGCGTAACCATTCCTCCCAGGTTAGCCTTCCTGTTCTGGTGTTTAGGGGGCTAGGGTGATAACTTCCCACGAGGTAAATTCCCCTTTTGGACGTTACCTTGAGGTGGGCGAAGTTTTCCTTAACACCTAGGACTAGGGAAACAGACCTGAAGGCCACACTACCGAGGGCTAGAATTACCTTAAGCTCCCTTAGCAGTTCCACTGTCTCTTTGAGATGAGTGGAGCAGTTTACTATCTCCTGAGTTCTCACCATGTTCTTGGGAGGGGCACAACTCACGGCATTGGTGAGGAATACCCCCTTCAGGACCAGTCCATCATCTCTGCTTACGCCTTCCCTTAGGTTGGATAGACCAAGTTCGTAAAGTCCTCCGATGACCCATTTCCCCGTTTCATCCCCTGTGAATGGTCTCCCCGTTCTGTTTCCTCCATGGGCAGCAGGAGCCAATCCCACGATAAGTAGTTTGGCCCTGGGGTCTCCAAATCCTGGAACGGGTTTTCCCCAGTATTCTTGGTTAAACCTTCTTCTATTGAGGGCAACGTCCTCGGCAAAAGCCCTTAACCTCGGGCAAAGATTACAGGCTAAAAGTGTCCTGTTTAGTTCCGAAATATCTGCGTATTTCATTCAGGATATCTTCCCTCACTCTGTCCCTATTAACTGGTGTTAGTTCATACCTTTTGCCCTCTATATTCATGGACCTATGAACTGAGGCAACTACAGGTTTATTCGAGGACAGGACACCTTGTATTAGTTTCCAAAGATCTCCTATTTTCTTCTCCATGGGCCCTATTTCGTCCATTATTACAAGGTCAGCTACCTCTAGCCTTTGCTTAACCTGCGGTAAAAGAGTAAGTGAATCTACTACGAAATATCTACCCACCCTCTCCTTTCCGATGGGTTTGGTTGAGGCTAGGGGACACGAACCGTCCCCTATTACTACGAACAAGAATCCAGTTCTTTCTCCCCTCTCCCTTACCTCCTCTGTGTAGAAACCAGCTATTTTTAGTTCCCTCAACTCGCTCACCAGACCTTTGATAAGGGTAGTTTTCCCCACTCCCGGCCTACCCGTAATGAATAACCTTAGGGGATTTTCTTTGAACCAAGGGCTATTTTGCATTTTTCTCTAGTCTAAGAGTATTCTGCGGAAAAGGTTTTTGTACCTATGTCCTAGATATGATATTTAATCAAGGTAGGGAAATTGAGTATTTTACAGGTAATCTCAGATCCGAAGGTGCCCAAAGTAAAGTGCTCGTTAATAGACTCCACAGGAACTGAAAGGAGCATTATGACGATCTTCCTTCAGGACAATGGAATTCACGTTCACAAGGAACTTGAAAATGATCACTATATTATCCCTCCTGTTCCCCAGATAGGCGCACTGATCAGGGAAGTTATAGAGGAGGTAGCCGAGGAGCTCAACGCCAATGCCATTGTTTTTAGGTATGGGGATGAAGAGGCCGAGGAGGTAGACGATCTAGTTCTCAGTGATGCCTGGTACGATATTGAGCGCCTAGCCCTGGCAGCTTCGAAACATGCTGCCCTTTCTGAGGAAATAGATGCGAAAGTCATTCTGGGAATCATTAAGTTCTCGTCCTTCATCTACGCTGCTACAGCCATCAGGAAAGAGGATACCTTTCCCCTTCTTCAGATCTATATGGATGCGTCAACTGACCTTCCCCTAATAAAAATTTACAACGAACTAGGGCAATTAGTGGAGGAAAGAAGGGAAAAGGTAGAGGACTTTGAAACCTACGTGAAGTCCCTAGTTTCCTCCGAGGATATGACCGTGATCTACAGGGAATCGGCGATGGATATCCCTTCCCCCAAAGAAATCACCACGGAGGATGGTTCTAAGTATTATGTGGCCGTCCTATTCAAGTACTTCTTAGGTTTTCTGCCCTCCTCTTCCGTCACTGAGGTGACAAGCAGAAAGATCCCTGTTAAGGGTAAGAGAAAACTGGTAAAAACCTTGAGGGCCCTCCTTTACCTTGAAAAATTAAGTGAGGAAGGTGGGGTAGAGATAGTTATTGGCAGTCATGCTGTTCCTTTAAATCAACTCCTTGATGAGCTGAGCAAGCTTTCCGAGAGAGCCAAGGCAACACTAACTAGAAGGAAACTCATGTACGAGCCAGAAAAGGTTTTTGAGGAACCGCTAGTTAGGGAGCTAAGGAATTACAAGCCAGAGTATTCTTCAGGAGACGTCTACCTAGGAATAAGGGTAATTCCTGTGGGTTTCATAGTGGTGGCGAGGAACAAGGAGGAATTTGATCACGCCATCCAGAGGATATCTAATGGGCCAACCTCGGACGGATACGAGATACTGGATGAGCTAGTGAAGAAGTCCGTATCAGGATACTTCATTGGCTACCTCATGACCCTTGAAGAAGCGTTAATAATCTACACTGATATTACATCTGAGCTGATGAGAAGTGACAAATGAGGTTTTCATGCAGGTTTTATCCATAAGGTTTCTCCCCCAATGGTGGTCCCTAAGTAAAGGGGAGAGGGCGAAGATCCTCGGATTGGTCAAGGAAGTTGAGGAGCAGGAGGGCAAGAACTTCATTTCCATTAGGAGATATGCCTCCATAAACCGTTCCTCTTCCTTGGTTTACTGGTTGTCCAGTGAAACCACCACCCCTCTTGTGAAGTTCAGGTCATCCCTTCTCTCTGCCCTCAGAGGGTATGCTGACGAGGACGTGTTACTTTTCTCGGTGTTCAGGCCATCCCCTTACACTAGGGGTAACTTCAACCCCAAGGACGTGCTTAACTCTCCTCCCCTGAAGTACTTCGTCGCCTACCCCATGAAAAAGGACGTTGAATGGTACCTAATTCCCTTCCAAGAGAGGGAGGAGATCATGAGGGAGCACATAAAGGTCGCTAGGGAGCATCCAGGGAACAAGGGGATAAGATCCTACACAACTTACTCCTTTGGAATAGCGGACTACGAGTTTGTGGTGATTTACGAAATCCCGTCCCTGCCTGAGTGGATACAGGTCGTCGAGGCACTTAGGGAAGTTAGAGCTAGGAAGTGGATAACCAAGGAGGAACCCCTAGTAACTGGGGAACTCATGGGCCTAGAATTCCTTTACTCTTGAGGTAGTATATCCCTATCAACGTCTTAGCGTCCTGTATAGCTCCCTCGTTCATCAATTTCTCGACTTGACTAAACTCCATAGGTCTTACCTCAATCACCTCGTAATCCTCTGGCTTGGCCCCCACGTACCTCAAATCTCTGGCTAGGTATAGTCTCATCACTTCGGTGGTTATACCTGGTGATGGGTAAAAGGACATCACCTCAGTAATGGATTCTGCCTCATAGCCTGTCTCCTCGACTAGTTCTCTCTTCGCGGTAGATAGTGGATCCTCTCCCTCCTCGACAGAGCCTGCAGGCAATTCGTAAATCCACTTCCCGATCACTGGTCTATATTGATAGATCATGACGATCTTGTCCTCAAGTAGCGGGAGGAGAACCACCGACCCCCTGTGTTTAATATACTCCAGTTGTCTCTCCCGTCCGTTTGGTAGGGGCACCTTCTCTACATACACCTCAAATTTCTTTCCCGAGAAAATTCTCATGGGTTAGTCCACGATCTCTGTCTAAAGTATCTTTCTACCCTAAGGTAGAGTTTTTCCCAGTCAATCTTGAATAGTACGACTCCCAATATCACGAAAATCACGGATGAGATCACACCGAGCTCCACAGGAGATATCTTGGTAATTTTGCCAATCTGAAGCAAGCCTTCAGCCTCAATCCCTATTTCCAACGAGCTTTTGAGGACCTTCGACGGAATCGTTATCTCCAGCATCTTGAGAAGAGATGCCTTTCCAGCCCCACCTATCAGAAAGACGAAATCATCAAATGGAAAGAACGGCATTACTGAAGTGATGAAGATTGCTAAATAGAAGGACCTCCCCTTAATTATTCTGTGAAAGAAACTCACATTCCTGTTATCCTTGAGTTTAGTTCCCACTCCGTACCCTATCCCATACATGACGCTCTTTGCTATCCCTGCACCTATACCGGACGCGACAACAACTTCCGCAAAGTTCAGGGGGGTTAGTCCAAATTTTAGAAGAATAGTGGAAGATATTACAGTATAGGGAGCACCAAAGAATGGGGTGGCATTGGAGGCGAAGGAGATGGCAAAGATTAGAGCTAGATAGTAATATTCCATAGATAACACGGGGGTAGTCGCCTTATTTACCTTATGGAAACAAATAATTAACTAATGAAGCTTGTCGTCAACATGGATCCAGACATGTTAAATTCCAAGCTCATTGCCTTAAATGTAGACGGTAAACCTATAATGGACTTTCAGCATACTGTATATGGAGAGAAGGATAAGAAAATAATCCTAGAGATAGGTGGTCTTTATAGTAAGGGTGAACATACTCTAGAACTACTCTTAGAGAAGGGGTTATACAAGAGATACAAGTTTGTCCTATAAACTATTGATGTATTCAAGGAGTATATAGGTTTTAACTTGTTCTTGAAGTGACCTAGATGTTGGATTCGTCGAAAAGGTTTAAATGAAGAATTAGACTTTTTTCATGCATGTGTCTATTCTGTAGTATTATCTCAGGGGCTGAACATGGATATTTTGTCTACAGGGACAATGAAATTTCAGCCATTCTGGACAAATATCCCTCGGCACCTGGTCACACTTTAGTCATGCCAAATAGGCACTATAATGACCTACTAGTTACCGATCCGGCTCTTTTAACACCTATTGTACAAAAGACCGTCCTAATAGCGAAGGCAATAAAGGAAGTATTAAACGCCTCTGGCGTCAGAATATTGACCAATATTGGAAGAAGTGCAGGCCAAGTTATATTTCACACTCATATACATATCATTCCAAGTTGGGAGGTCACCCCATCGGTATTTTCTAACTTTGAGCCAAGAAGAGTTCAAGACCAATCATACTATGAGTCATTGCAAAAAGTTATAAGTCAATATATCAAAACTAGCATTGAGAAGGAAATTAATTAAGGTGAAACCTTTGGGTATTAGAGAAGAGCTAGAGGGTCGATTTGGCGATAGTTTCTCTGACTCCTTGGTGGAACGTCTCTCCCATACAGCGGATATGGGTTTTGTGCCCCAATTAGTTTGGACTGGAATGAAAATTAACATTATCCCCGACTACGTGGTATATCCCAGAAATGTCGAAGATCTAATTGACCTAGTTAGGATAGCCAACAAGTATAACATACCCATAACCCCATATGGCAGGGGTACTAACAGGTATGGAAATGCCATACCTGCAGATGGCGGTATAGTAGTTGATTTCTCTAAACTGGACAAAATACAAATAGATGACGTTAATAAGATCGCCGTGATTGAGGCAGGGGCCACATGGAAGTTCGTGGATATAGCTGCTCAGGCCAAGGGACTTCAGCTTAGAACGTTCCCATCCTCTTACGACTCCACAGTGGGAGGAGGAGTAGCGGGCGATGCCTTAGGAGTTGGATCTTATCAATACGGGTATATCTGCGACAACGTAGCGTTTGTAGAGATGGTAAATCCCAAGGGAGAGCTAGTTAGACTCGAGGGGAAAGATCTAGCCCTTGTATGTGGAGCCGAGGGTACGACAGGTCTAATTTATAGGGTTGGAATGAGGTTAAGGCCGTTTTCGCCCACAGAATCCCTAGTCCTATCTTATGATAATTTTGAACAGGCATATAGGGGTATAGGAGAGTTCTATAGGGAATCCATCCCTGCCTGGCACATCCAGGTTAGAGGACCCGCAATATCCACTTACATTGCGGAGAACTTCAAGGCTTCCCTGGCCCCGGAAAAATGGAATATGGTTGTCCTTTATCCATCTAATGTTTCCTCAATAGTTGAGCCAAAACTGTATAAGGTTGCCCAAAATACTGGGGCCAAGACCTTTGAGGGCGAATGGACCGG from Metallosphaera sedula DSM 5348 harbors:
- a CDS encoding nucleoside-triphosphatase yields the protein MQNSPWFKENPLRLFITGRPGVGKTTLIKGLVSELRELKIAGFYTEEVRERGERTGFLFVVIGDGSCPLASTKPIGKERVGRYFVVDSLTLLPQVKQRLEVADLVIMDEIGPMEKKIGDLWKLIQGVLSSNKPVVASVHRSMNIEGKRYELTPVNRDRVREDILNEIRRYFGTKQDTFSL
- a CDS encoding chlorite dismutase family protein, which codes for MQVLSIRFLPQWWSLSKGERAKILGLVKEVEEQEGKNFISIRRYASINRSSSLVYWLSSETTTPLVKFRSSLLSALRGYADEDVLLFSVFRPSPYTRGNFNPKDVLNSPPLKYFVAYPMKKDVEWYLIPFQEREEIMREHIKVAREHPGNKGIRSYTTYSFGIADYEFVVIYEIPSLPEWIQVVEALREVRARKWITKEEPLVTGELMGLEFLYS
- a CDS encoding ArsR/SmtB family transcription factor, with the protein product MMRKLDEVMSGKGWDTRRKILEELYMRPTTAYSLAKKLELNYSTVRYHLDLLERSGLVNHQKRGSRQVYVATKNVEVLKII
- a CDS encoding HIT family protein translates to MCLFCSIISGAEHGYFVYRDNEISAILDKYPSAPGHTLVMPNRHYNDLLVTDPALLTPIVQKTVLIAKAIKEVLNASGVRILTNIGRSAGQVIFHTHIHIIPSWEVTPSVFSNFEPRRVQDQSYYESLQKVISQYIKTSIEKEIN
- a CDS encoding NAD+ synthase, translated to MISNPTLKNYLDLDYGKVTDYLVNKLRDYIRDSGKKGGVVGVSGGIDSAVTATLLSRATQNFYFLIMPSNSTPQQDLEDALHLTEMLNGKDKRTIISIDNIVENFSNVVNTRDKLIVGNIKARTRMILLYAFAQKMDYLVIGTGDKSELLLGYFTKYGDGGVDVLPIGDLFKTQVRKLGEYLKLPSRIVSKPSSPALWEGQTAEGELGVSYEVVDPILYLLEKGKGDLEITSELGVNLNLVRRIRTMVERSRHKRLPPEIFKLP
- a CDS encoding uracil-DNA glycosylase, whose product is MKYADISELNRTLLACNLCPRLRAFAEDVALNRRRFNQEYWGKPVPGFGDPRAKLLIVGLAPAAHGGNRTGRPFTGDETGKWVIGGLYELGLSNLREGVSRDDGLVLKGVFLTNAVSCAPPKNMVRTQEIVNCSTHLKETVELLRELKVILALGSVAFRSVSLVLGVKENFAHLKVTSKRGIYLVGSYHPSPLNTRTGRLTWEEWLRVLRYSWELAN
- a CDS encoding class I SAM-dependent methyltransferase — its product is METRNETVLRIFESDFYINEMVKVWEEGKKWADWIAELTNRYGLGKRVLDVPCGVGRVSSYLVSQKFEVTGVDISDRMLEIAKRNVPNARFIKGDMRKLSEILGNEKYDIVVNLFNSLGYYNEEDDMDILFSIKSVTKGMAVLNLDNRDYVIFNMPEIRYSYVPPYMVVDTSRFEPTTSRVEVIRKYLDSKGNEVGSLEYSQRYYSLHEVVKMAKRAGFRVVDVLSGYSWKPFEIGDPQMTLVLSTS
- a CDS encoding NUDIX hydrolase gives rise to the protein MRIFSGKKFEVYVEKVPLPNGRERQLEYIKHRGSVVLLPLLEDKIVMIYQYRPVIGKWIYELPAGSVEEGEDPLSTAKRELVEETGYEAESITEVMSFYPSPGITTEVMRLYLARDLRYVGAKPEDYEVIEVRPMEFSQVEKLMNEGAIQDAKTLIGIYYLKSKGILGP
- a CDS encoding lysine exporter LysO family protein → MLIYVVALGLGKVLGKSFPKLGDAVVLVLIFSIALWGGSQVISGSTLSGIVFDSVILSVFVVLITFAVGLTFNKKVNVKGKISLVYTQLKYGVPLVLGLSLGFLVKPSLDYSEIIVYELYILALVIGFNIGSEIKFRAILHVTREALVTTLVVIIGAVVCALASFGLGLLPNLKLALVMFLGAGWYSYTGPIVSTYYGPVYGVIAFLTNFFREQLAFLVVPVLVKARPNPYSAIAIGGATSMDTTLGLYSSIFTGEYSVSAMMSGALLTLIIPVMLPLVLAL